A stretch of Gemmatimonas aurantiaca T-27 DNA encodes these proteins:
- a CDS encoding ABC transporter ATP-binding protein codes for MSAASSGHVASTLRFHDVQVRYPGRDRQALDGVSFDAEPGRITAVVGPNGSGKSTLVRALLRRVVLQAGRITLDDTGVDGLDPLALARRVAVVPQREEPVMPLEVEEFVGLGRFPHRGAFGAPSAEDREAVARAMQRAGIDECAGRRTDSLSGGEWQRARIARALAQDTDILVLDEPTTFLDIAHEMAVFELVDALAREGRTVLLVSHQLNLVARFAEHIVLLDHGRVAAAGDADAVMRGDVLESVYEWPLVVTRDPAVGAPALLPLRGRLRSRP; via the coding sequence GTGAGTGCCGCGTCCAGCGGGCATGTCGCATCGACGCTGCGATTTCATGACGTGCAGGTTCGGTATCCCGGTCGTGATCGGCAGGCCCTCGATGGTGTGTCGTTCGATGCCGAGCCTGGTCGCATCACCGCAGTGGTCGGCCCCAACGGGAGCGGCAAGAGCACACTCGTGCGGGCGCTGTTGCGTCGTGTGGTGCTGCAGGCGGGCCGCATCACGCTCGATGACACCGGCGTCGACGGACTCGATCCGCTCGCGCTGGCGCGTCGCGTGGCCGTCGTGCCACAGCGCGAAGAACCGGTGATGCCGCTCGAGGTGGAGGAGTTCGTGGGGCTGGGTCGGTTTCCGCATCGTGGCGCATTTGGGGCGCCCTCGGCCGAGGATCGGGAGGCCGTCGCCCGCGCCATGCAGCGGGCCGGCATCGACGAGTGCGCGGGACGTCGCACCGATTCGCTGTCGGGCGGAGAATGGCAACGGGCCCGCATTGCCCGCGCACTCGCCCAGGACACCGATATCCTCGTGCTCGATGAACCCACCACCTTCCTCGACATCGCGCACGAAATGGCGGTGTTCGAATTGGTGGATGCCCTGGCGCGTGAAGGGCGCACGGTGCTGCTGGTCAGTCACCAGCTCAATCTCGTGGCGCGTTTTGCCGAACACATCGTGTTGCTCGATCATGGTCGCGTGGCGGCCGCTGGCGATGCAGACGCGGTGATGCGGGGCGACGTGCTGGAGAGCGTCTACGAATGGCCGCTGGTGGTGACCCGTGATCCGGCCGTTGGAGCACCGGCTCTGTTGCCACTCCGGGGACGCCTCCGGTCGCGCCCATGA
- the recO gene encoding DNA repair protein RecO — translation MSVLATDAIVLHVADYMESSRILRLVTRESGVVSVLARGARSSRKRFGAAVDLFAEGQAQLQTKPGRDLHTLVSFDVTRARAGLALSLVRFSAGSAIAEVALRLIHDEPAPMVYELLADGLDRLATADDAHATSTALGVLWMLISEVGFRPSLDACAECHTPLDPAASARFHHRAGGTLCDRCGRLSPGGRLLPPEAIHTVRLWLENQVPTIADNDARAHQRLLREFLSQHLPDRRPLRAYHTWEDGYS, via the coding sequence ATGAGCGTGCTCGCCACCGACGCGATTGTGCTGCATGTCGCGGACTACATGGAGTCGAGTCGGATTCTGCGACTCGTCACGCGCGAGAGCGGCGTGGTGTCGGTGCTGGCGCGCGGCGCACGTTCTTCACGCAAGCGATTTGGTGCGGCCGTCGATCTGTTTGCCGAAGGGCAGGCGCAACTGCAGACAAAACCCGGACGTGATCTGCACACGCTGGTGAGCTTCGATGTGACGCGTGCACGCGCCGGGCTCGCCCTCAGTCTGGTGCGTTTCTCGGCAGGCAGCGCGATCGCCGAGGTGGCGCTGCGCCTGATTCACGATGAGCCGGCACCCATGGTGTACGAGCTGTTGGCCGACGGTCTGGATCGTCTTGCGACGGCTGATGACGCGCACGCCACATCGACGGCGTTGGGTGTCCTCTGGATGCTGATCTCCGAAGTGGGGTTTCGCCCCTCGCTCGATGCATGCGCCGAGTGTCACACACCACTCGATCCGGCCGCATCGGCGCGGTTCCATCACCGTGCCGGCGGGACACTGTGTGATCGATGTGGCAGACTGTCGCCCGGCGGTCGCCTGTTACCACCGGAGGCAATTCACACGGTGCGTCTCTGGTTGGAGAATCAGGTGCCCACCATAGCGGACAACGATGCCCGAGCCCATCAGCGCCTTTTGCGGGAATTCCTCAGCCAACACCTCCCGGATAGGCGCCCGCTGCGGGCATATCACACATGGGAGGACGGATATTCCTGA
- the clpB gene encoding ATP-dependent chaperone ClpB has protein sequence MINPDRLTVKSAEALNEAVALARKAGNPLVYDLHLLLALLAQDEGIVVPVLQRVGVNVTSVRAAAELEAGRYAKQSDAQPTFSRELTQVVDAAEREAKTLGDEYVSTEHLLVALSDAKGTDSTRVLTAAGAHRQALLDALKLVRGAHKVTDQSPEQQYQALQKFTRDLTESARKGKLDPVIGRDEEIRRVIQVLSRRTKNNPVLIGEPGVGKTAIAEGLAQRIVSGDVPEGLRNKKLVSLDLGALIAGAKFRGEFEERLKSVLKEIISADGLYIVFIDELHTLVGAGKAEGSMDAGNMLKPMLARGELRVVGATTLDEYRLHVEKDAALERRFQPVFVGEPSVESTIAILRGLKERYEAHHGVRITDGAVVAAATLSNRYIGDRFLPDKAIDLIDEAASRLRIEIDSVPQEIDEVERRIVQLEIEKAALQKESDAASIDRRQTLERELADRKEKAAGMRAQWQQEKDTLGAVGRIKQEIEQTRFEAEQATRSGDLNKAAEITYGRVPQLEREMKEAEARLASNAGRPQFLKEEVGADDVAEVVARWTGIPVTRMLESERERLTKLEDVLATRVVGQREAVRAVANAVRRSRAGLQDPNRPIGSFIFLGPTGVGKTETARALAEFLFDDEHAMVRIDMSEYMEKHAVARLIGAPPGYVGYEEGGQLTEAVRRRPYSVILFDEIEKAHPDVFNILLQLLDDGRLTDSQGRTVDFRNAVIIMTSNVGSQLILERGQTDDGAWSRVEQEVLGALRGVFKPEFLNRIDDVVVFHPLGRGELDHIVDLQLAHLRKLLSDRKLSLTLTDAARQYLADAGYDPIFGARPLKRAVQRLLQNPLALAVLEGRFKDGDTIHADLVEGGEGLSFSHAPAGDHV, from the coding sequence ATGATCAATCCTGACCGTCTGACCGTGAAGAGCGCGGAAGCGCTCAACGAGGCTGTGGCCCTGGCCCGCAAGGCCGGCAACCCCCTCGTCTACGATCTGCATCTGCTCCTCGCGTTGCTGGCGCAGGACGAAGGCATCGTGGTTCCGGTGCTGCAACGCGTGGGCGTGAACGTCACCAGCGTACGTGCCGCGGCCGAACTGGAAGCCGGACGCTACGCCAAACAGTCCGACGCCCAGCCCACATTCAGTCGCGAGCTCACTCAGGTCGTCGACGCCGCTGAGCGCGAAGCGAAGACCTTGGGCGACGAATACGTGTCCACCGAGCATTTGCTGGTGGCGCTGTCCGATGCCAAGGGCACCGACAGTACGCGCGTGCTCACGGCCGCCGGTGCGCATCGCCAGGCACTGCTTGATGCCCTCAAGCTCGTGCGTGGTGCGCACAAGGTCACCGACCAGAGCCCTGAGCAGCAGTATCAGGCCCTGCAGAAGTTCACGCGCGATCTCACCGAGTCGGCGCGCAAAGGCAAACTCGATCCGGTCATCGGACGCGACGAAGAAATCCGTCGCGTCATCCAGGTGCTCTCGCGCCGCACCAAGAACAATCCGGTGCTTATCGGCGAACCGGGTGTGGGCAAGACCGCCATCGCCGAAGGGCTCGCCCAGCGCATCGTCAGCGGTGACGTCCCTGAAGGACTGCGCAACAAGAAGCTGGTCTCGCTCGACCTGGGCGCACTCATCGCCGGTGCCAAGTTCCGCGGTGAGTTCGAGGAACGGCTCAAGTCGGTGCTCAAGGAGATCATCAGCGCCGATGGGCTGTACATCGTCTTCATCGACGAATTGCACACACTGGTCGGAGCGGGGAAGGCCGAGGGCAGCATGGACGCGGGCAACATGCTCAAGCCCATGCTCGCGCGTGGCGAACTGCGTGTGGTAGGCGCCACCACGCTCGACGAATACCGTCTGCATGTCGAAAAGGACGCGGCCCTCGAGCGGCGTTTCCAGCCGGTGTTTGTGGGCGAACCCAGCGTCGAAAGCACCATCGCCATCCTGCGCGGTCTCAAGGAACGCTACGAGGCGCACCATGGCGTACGTATCACCGATGGCGCGGTGGTCGCGGCAGCCACGCTGTCCAATCGCTACATCGGTGATCGGTTCCTGCCCGACAAGGCCATCGATCTGATCGACGAAGCGGCTTCGCGGCTGCGTATCGAGATCGATTCGGTGCCGCAGGAAATCGATGAAGTGGAGCGGCGCATTGTGCAGCTCGAGATCGAAAAGGCGGCGCTGCAGAAAGAGAGTGATGCCGCATCCATCGATCGTCGGCAGACCCTCGAACGCGAACTGGCCGACCGGAAGGAGAAGGCCGCCGGTATGCGCGCGCAGTGGCAGCAGGAGAAGGACACGCTGGGCGCCGTTGGCCGTATCAAGCAGGAAATCGAGCAGACGCGATTCGAAGCCGAGCAGGCCACCCGGTCGGGTGACCTCAACAAGGCCGCCGAGATCACGTATGGGCGGGTGCCGCAGCTCGAGCGCGAGATGAAGGAGGCCGAAGCGCGCCTGGCCAGCAACGCCGGACGACCGCAGTTCCTCAAGGAAGAAGTGGGCGCCGACGATGTGGCCGAAGTGGTGGCGCGGTGGACGGGCATTCCCGTGACCCGGATGCTCGAATCGGAGCGCGAACGTCTCACCAAGCTCGAAGACGTACTGGCCACGCGAGTGGTGGGACAGCGCGAGGCGGTGCGCGCCGTGGCCAACGCGGTGCGTCGCTCACGCGCTGGGCTGCAGGATCCGAATCGCCCGATCGGCTCGTTCATCTTCCTCGGACCCACGGGTGTGGGCAAGACGGAAACGGCGCGCGCGCTGGCGGAGTTCCTGTTCGACGATGAACACGCGATGGTGCGGATCGACATGTCGGAGTACATGGAGAAACACGCCGTCGCACGACTCATCGGCGCACCACCGGGATACGTGGGCTACGAAGAAGGTGGGCAGCTCACGGAAGCCGTGCGTCGTCGGCCGTATTCGGTGATCCTGTTCGATGAAATCGAGAAGGCGCATCCGGATGTGTTCAACATCCTGCTCCAATTGCTCGATGATGGACGCCTCACCGATTCGCAGGGGCGCACCGTGGATTTCCGCAACGCCGTCATCATCATGACGTCGAATGTGGGCAGTCAGCTCATTCTCGAGCGTGGACAGACCGACGACGGCGCGTGGAGTCGGGTGGAACAGGAAGTCCTCGGCGCCCTGCGAGGCGTGTTCAAGCCGGAATTCCTGAATCGTATCGATGATGTGGTGGTGTTCCATCCACTTGGTCGCGGCGAGCTGGATCACATCGTGGACCTGCAACTGGCGCATCTGCGCAAGTTGCTGAGCGACCGAAAGCTGTCGCTGACCCTCACCGATGCGGCCAGGCAGTATCTGGCCGATGCTGGCTACGACCCGATCTTCGGCGCGCGTCCGCTCAAGCGGGCGGTGCAGCGTCTGTTGCAGAACCCGCTCGCACTGGCCGTGCTGGAAGGGCGATTCAAGGACGGCGATACCATCCATGCCGATCTGGTCGAAGGCGGGGAAGGGTTGAGCTTCTCGCACGCACCGGCTGGAGATCACGTGTGA
- a CDS encoding nucleoside deaminase, translating to MSTTPVSPPVEFAMRQALQEAEQAAAAGEVPVGAVVMRTETGEIIVRAQNRMRRDGDATAHAEVLALREAARIAGDARLGEFTLVVTLEPCAMCAGAIVLARIGALAFGAWDEKAGMCGSVGDIVRHARLNHRPAVQGGVLESENRALLQQFFAERR from the coding sequence ATGAGCACAACGCCGGTGTCGCCTCCCGTGGAATTCGCCATGCGTCAGGCCTTGCAGGAGGCGGAGCAAGCAGCCGCAGCCGGCGAAGTGCCCGTCGGCGCGGTGGTGATGCGCACCGAGACTGGGGAGATCATCGTTCGCGCGCAGAACCGCATGCGCCGCGATGGTGACGCCACGGCGCACGCCGAGGTCCTCGCACTGCGTGAGGCCGCCCGTATCGCGGGTGATGCCCGACTGGGCGAGTTCACACTGGTGGTGACCCTCGAGCCGTGTGCGATGTGCGCCGGCGCGATTGTGCTGGCCCGCATTGGTGCGCTGGCCTTCGGCGCATGGGATGAGAAGGCTGGCATGTGTGGCAGCGTCGGTGACATCGTGCGCCATGCCCGTCTCAATCACCGCCCGGCGGTGCAGGGTGGGGTGCTGGAGTCCGAGAACAGAGCGTTGCTGCAGCAGTTTTTCGCCGAGCGACGCTGA
- a CDS encoding tetratricopeptide repeat protein gives MSRSSGVLSATALTAVLVLSACDRAAAPPPAPQAPPFQAISLIGDTLRTLPLSAETRTKYEAQLAEARKAYEHTPTDVDSIIWYARRLGYLGQSREAIEVYTRGIELYPENPWLYRHRGHRYISVRDFDAAVMDLEKATALVAGKPDEVEPDGQPNAQNTPIGTLHSNIGYHLALAYYLQGKFDKAAEVAQREVNAANNDDRKVSMTHWLYMSLRREGKDSAAAAVIAPMSRDMNIIENHAYHRLMLLYKGILPPDSVLTVGPQGELSVSDASAAYGVANWHWYNGRQAEATALWRRIVGAGQWGAFGSVASEAELARLPKDTTTAK, from the coding sequence ATGTCCCGCTCTTCAGGTGTGTTGTCCGCGACGGCGCTGACCGCCGTGTTGGTCCTGTCGGCATGCGATCGCGCGGCCGCGCCGCCGCCAGCGCCCCAGGCTCCGCCATTCCAGGCCATTTCGCTCATTGGCGACACCCTGCGCACCCTGCCACTGTCGGCCGAAACGCGCACCAAGTACGAAGCCCAGTTGGCCGAAGCCCGCAAGGCGTATGAGCACACGCCCACCGACGTCGATTCGATCATCTGGTATGCCCGCCGTCTGGGGTACCTCGGTCAGTCACGTGAAGCCATCGAGGTGTACACGCGCGGCATCGAGCTCTATCCGGAAAACCCGTGGCTCTATCGGCATCGCGGCCATCGCTACATCTCGGTGCGCGACTTCGACGCGGCGGTGATGGATCTCGAAAAGGCCACCGCGCTGGTGGCGGGCAAGCCCGATGAAGTGGAGCCCGATGGCCAGCCCAATGCGCAGAACACGCCCATTGGCACGCTGCATTCGAACATCGGCTATCACCTCGCCCTCGCGTATTACCTGCAGGGCAAGTTCGACAAGGCGGCCGAAGTCGCGCAGCGTGAAGTCAACGCCGCCAACAACGACGATCGCAAGGTGTCCATGACGCACTGGCTGTACATGTCACTGCGTCGTGAAGGCAAAGACTCCGCGGCGGCGGCTGTCATTGCGCCCATGTCGCGTGACATGAACATCATCGAAAACCACGCCTATCATCGCTTGATGCTGCTGTACAAGGGTATCCTGCCGCCCGACTCGGTGCTCACGGTGGGTCCGCAGGGTGAACTGTCAGTCAGCGATGCCTCGGCTGCATACGGTGTGGCCAACTGGCATTGGTACAACGGACGCCAGGCCGAGGCGACGGCGCTGTGGCGTCGCATCGTGGGCGCCGGCCAGTGGGGCGCGTTCGGTTCGGTGGCTTCCGAAGCCGAACTCGCGCGTTTGCCCAAGGACACCACGACCGCCAAGTAA
- a CDS encoding D-2-hydroxyacid dehydrogenase: protein MAMTLPLPFAAHRILVSGQDHVAISDAIRARRADLDVRNRAPAEVTSEDLEWAECYVGFRPPRRADTMGQVRWVHSTGAGVDAWLNSPALDHSILLTRSAESFGPMIAEWTVARVFAIQQQLPSLAVAQQQREWAPRDIAPVAGTRALLLGTGDIGRAIATSLRALGCHVTGLSRSGLSDHPAFHAVRTIDALPELVTDADWIISSLPDTPTTRGIISRDVLSRCRGAGLLNAGRGAVIEEQALPEALERGWLRAAALDVFVREPLPPDSPLWNDPRVIVSPHISGLTTTAGAVAGFLECAEALARGEMPKWVVDRTRGY, encoded by the coding sequence ATGGCCATGACACTGCCCCTGCCCTTTGCCGCCCACCGCATTCTGGTGAGCGGTCAGGACCATGTCGCGATCAGCGATGCCATCCGCGCCCGACGTGCCGATCTCGATGTGCGCAATCGAGCACCGGCGGAGGTGACGAGCGAAGACCTCGAGTGGGCCGAATGTTATGTGGGATTCCGGCCACCTCGGCGCGCCGATACGATGGGCCAGGTGCGCTGGGTGCACAGCACCGGGGCGGGTGTGGATGCCTGGCTCAATTCTCCGGCGCTCGACCACAGCATTTTGCTCACGCGCTCAGCGGAATCATTCGGGCCGATGATCGCCGAATGGACCGTCGCCCGCGTGTTCGCCATTCAGCAGCAATTGCCATCGCTGGCGGTGGCGCAGCAGCAACGTGAATGGGCGCCGCGGGACATCGCGCCGGTGGCCGGTACGCGAGCACTGCTGCTGGGCACCGGAGACATCGGTCGAGCCATTGCCACATCATTGCGCGCTTTGGGCTGCCACGTGACCGGTCTCTCGCGCAGCGGCCTTTCCGATCATCCGGCCTTTCACGCGGTGCGCACCATCGACGCGCTGCCGGAGCTGGTGACCGATGCCGACTGGATCATCAGCAGCCTGCCGGACACACCGACCACACGCGGGATCATTTCGCGTGATGTGCTGTCACGCTGCCGCGGCGCCGGCCTGCTCAACGCCGGACGTGGTGCTGTGATCGAAGAACAGGCACTCCCCGAAGCACTCGAGCGCGGCTGGCTGCGTGCCGCCGCGCTCGATGTTTTTGTCCGTGAACCGCTGCCTCCCGATTCACCACTCTGGAACGACCCGCGAGTGATCGTGTCACCACACATCTCGGGACTCACCACCACCGCGGGTGCGGTGGCGGGGTTTCTCGAATGTGCCGAAGCCCTGGCGCGCGGTGAAATGCCGAAGTGGGTGGTGGATCGAACCCGAGGGTACTGA
- a CDS encoding SusC/RagA family TonB-linked outer membrane protein — MRHRAGAVLLLGLVGLLPAPVVAQDGRVVRGRVTDAGTQGPLQAAQVLITGTRLGSLTDGDGRYVIRGVGGTSVEVRVVRLGYQPQTRTVTLSGPETTVDVALEVSAKALDAVVTTATGEQSRRSYGNVVATVRADSLAEKAAATNVNELLQGRIAGVQVLQGAGQTGTSSSIRIRGTSSLSLSNEPLIIIDGVRIDNSPVPGNYSTQRINNFSSINPEEIESVDVLKGPSASALYGTAAANGVLVIKTKRGRTGTTRWNISAETGQVSQPAEFFDNYRAWGRNLVGGTPAAAAVLCRVSDKSLGRCVQDSLTTFNPLSNPETTPFATQPRAQLGINASGGNENLRYFFGVERVEETGPYRMPDAEIARLTTVRGTRPTGRQIEPNQLTQTSLRGNFTFPLGKKADLSLSTGYSDRSLLSPFDGGFFAGLSFQSFFAPGFRTAYNGNSAQFMGDILSVEQFRRDQRFTGSSQLEWKPFTWLANRAVVGLDQLGGYSYRFSRANEGTVTGWGPPGQTGGKDATRSVFSRYSVDLGSTASFTLSPSISSKTSVGAQWFKDTQYETVVQGYTLPPGAQTPNSASIRTSSEFTSENATYGAYVQQDFAWNERLFLTGSVRTDQNSAFGRNAGNTAYPRAAVSYVISDESWFPASTHLNNLRLRAAWGRAGVQPGTIAALQFLSANTVPLGGTEVGALRLAAIGNADLRPEVTTEIETGFDVALLNNRINVEATYFRKRSTDALFQNPLPPSYGAGANQWQNIAAVQNAGAELSFDVRLLNRDWLTWNAQLNGSLIRNKLVDAGNAQLAVTQGSRNVVGYPTFGLWARPIISFADANGDGILTEREIVLGDTAEYRGPTLPVREAGWTNTFGFLKNQLQVSTLLDYRGGHYNQWGFENQRCISGNCRAVNDPSAPLADQAAAVTTTSALLGNSVWGYFVQNDFIRFRELSVSYTLPTSWAGRLKSSRATVAVVGRNIGLLWTRYPGIDPESNGSVNNTGGGNNDYFSAPLLRYWTLRVNLGF, encoded by the coding sequence ATGAGACACAGAGCTGGAGCCGTACTGCTACTCGGATTGGTGGGCCTGCTGCCCGCGCCCGTCGTAGCCCAGGACGGCCGCGTGGTACGTGGGAGGGTCACCGATGCAGGCACACAGGGGCCCCTACAGGCGGCACAAGTCCTCATCACCGGCACACGGCTTGGTAGCCTCACGGATGGTGACGGACGCTATGTGATTCGTGGGGTGGGGGGCACCAGCGTCGAAGTCCGGGTCGTCCGCCTGGGATACCAGCCGCAGACCCGCACCGTCACGCTCAGTGGCCCGGAAACCACGGTGGACGTGGCCCTCGAGGTTTCCGCCAAGGCACTCGATGCCGTGGTCACCACCGCCACCGGCGAACAGTCCCGCCGCTCGTACGGCAACGTCGTAGCCACCGTGCGCGCCGACTCGCTCGCCGAAAAGGCGGCGGCCACCAATGTGAACGAACTCCTGCAGGGACGCATCGCCGGCGTGCAGGTCCTGCAGGGCGCTGGCCAGACCGGCACCTCGTCGTCCATCCGCATCCGCGGCACGAGCTCCCTGTCGTTGTCGAATGAGCCGCTCATCATCATCGATGGCGTCCGCATCGACAACTCCCCGGTGCCGGGCAACTACTCCACCCAGCGCATCAACAACTTCAGCAGCATCAACCCCGAGGAGATCGAGTCGGTCGATGTGCTCAAGGGGCCGTCGGCTTCGGCTCTGTACGGCACCGCGGCAGCCAACGGCGTGCTCGTGATCAAGACCAAGCGGGGACGCACCGGCACGACGCGCTGGAACATCAGTGCCGAAACGGGTCAGGTGAGCCAGCCGGCCGAGTTCTTCGACAACTATCGGGCCTGGGGGCGGAATCTGGTTGGCGGCACGCCCGCTGCGGCGGCGGTGCTGTGCCGCGTATCCGACAAGTCGCTGGGGCGTTGCGTGCAGGACTCGCTCACGACGTTCAATCCGTTGTCCAATCCCGAAACGACACCGTTTGCGACGCAGCCGCGAGCGCAGCTCGGCATCAACGCCTCGGGTGGCAATGAGAACCTCCGCTACTTCTTCGGTGTGGAGCGTGTCGAAGAAACGGGGCCGTATCGCATGCCCGACGCAGAAATCGCGCGTCTCACCACCGTGCGTGGTACGCGCCCGACGGGCCGGCAGATCGAACCCAATCAACTGACCCAGACCTCGCTGCGCGGCAACTTCACCTTCCCGTTGGGCAAGAAGGCCGATCTCAGCTTGTCGACGGGTTACAGCGATCGCTCGCTGCTCAGCCCCTTCGACGGTGGCTTTTTTGCCGGCCTCTCGTTCCAGAGCTTCTTCGCGCCGGGATTCCGCACCGCCTACAACGGCAACTCTGCCCAGTTCATGGGGGACATCCTTTCGGTGGAGCAGTTCCGCCGAGATCAGCGCTTCACGGGCTCTTCGCAGTTGGAGTGGAAGCCATTCACCTGGCTGGCCAATCGCGCCGTGGTCGGACTCGATCAACTGGGCGGCTATTCCTACCGCTTCTCGCGCGCGAATGAAGGCACGGTCACTGGATGGGGGCCGCCGGGACAGACGGGCGGCAAGGATGCCACCCGCAGCGTCTTCTCGCGGTACTCCGTGGATCTGGGCAGCACGGCAAGCTTCACACTGAGCCCGTCGATCAGTTCGAAGACCAGCGTGGGCGCGCAGTGGTTCAAGGACACGCAGTATGAAACCGTCGTGCAGGGCTACACGCTGCCGCCGGGCGCGCAGACGCCGAACTCGGCGTCCATTCGCACCAGCAGCGAGTTCACGTCGGAAAACGCCACCTACGGCGCCTACGTGCAGCAGGACTTTGCGTGGAACGAGCGCCTGTTCCTCACGGGCAGTGTCCGCACCGACCAGAACAGCGCCTTTGGACGCAACGCGGGCAACACCGCCTATCCCCGTGCGGCCGTCTCTTACGTGATCTCGGACGAGTCGTGGTTCCCGGCTAGCACCCATCTCAACAACCTGCGCCTGCGTGCCGCGTGGGGACGGGCCGGCGTGCAACCCGGCACCATCGCCGCGCTGCAGTTCCTGAGTGCCAACACGGTGCCGCTTGGCGGCACAGAAGTTGGTGCGCTGCGCCTGGCCGCCATCGGTAACGCCGATCTGCGTCCCGAAGTGACCACCGAAATCGAAACCGGTTTTGATGTGGCGCTGCTGAACAACCGCATCAATGTGGAAGCCACCTACTTCCGGAAGCGCTCCACCGACGCGCTCTTCCAGAATCCGTTGCCACCGAGCTACGGCGCGGGTGCGAATCAGTGGCAGAACATCGCGGCCGTGCAGAACGCCGGCGCCGAACTGTCGTTCGATGTGCGTCTGCTCAACCGGGACTGGCTGACCTGGAACGCTCAGTTGAACGGATCACTGATCCGCAACAAGCTCGTGGACGCGGGCAACGCGCAGTTGGCTGTGACGCAGGGCAGCCGCAATGTGGTGGGCTATCCCACCTTCGGTCTGTGGGCACGACCGATCATCAGCTTCGCTGACGCCAACGGCGACGGGATCCTAACCGAACGGGAAATTGTCCTCGGTGACACGGCCGAATACCGTGGCCCGACGCTGCCCGTGCGCGAAGCCGGTTGGACGAACACGTTCGGCTTCCTCAAGAATCAATTGCAGGTCAGCACGCTGCTCGACTACCGCGGTGGACACTACAACCAGTGGGGCTTCGAGAATCAGCGATGCATCTCGGGCAACTGCCGTGCCGTGAACGATCCGTCGGCACCATTGGCCGATCAGGCGGCGGCCGTGACCACGACCAGTGCGCTGTTGGGCAACAGCGTCTGGGGCTACTTCGTGCAGAACGACTTCATTCGTTTCCGTGAACTTTCGGTGTCGTACACGTTGCCCACGTCATGGGCCGGACGCCTGAAGAGTTCCCGCGCCACCGTGGCCGTTGTGGGACGCAACATCGGTCTGCTGTGGACGCGTTACCCCGGTATCGATCCGGAGAGCAACGGCTCCGTGAACAACACCGGCGGTGGCAACAACGACTACTTCTCAGCGCCGCTGCTCCGCTACTGGACGCTGCGCGTCAACCTGGGCTTCTGA
- a CDS encoding IS3-like element ISGau3 family transposase (programmed frameshift) — MKRTRRRFTAEFKHEAVRLVRERGVSIAQAARELEIHENLLRTWLRAVDEDAEHPFPGVGQQRPEQAEIARLRREVARLKAERDIPKKSHRVLREGIDVKFGFIAKHRGTWSVELLCDALGVSRSGFYAWCTRPPSIREQVDDTLLMAMRQSFAASDRTYGVRRVWRDVRDAGLTSGRERIARLMRYAGLRAQPKRRQRPRDARTDVVHTLAPNVLDRQFTATAPNQKWVADFTYVWTGEGWLFVAVVLDLFSRRVVGWSMQAAMTAQLVADALVMAVWRRGRTTALVHHSDRGSQYTSEHFQRLLRDIGVTCSMSRAGNVWDNAVAESFFATLKTERVHRQHYRTRNDARADIFHFIERFYNPARRHSKLGYLSPLDFERLHAVA; from the exons ATGAAGCGGACACGACGGCGGTTTACCGCCGAGTTTAAGCACGAGGCGGTGCGGTTAGTGCGGGAGCGCGGCGTGTCGATCGCGCAGGCGGCGCGCGAGTTGGAGATTCACGAGAATTTGTTACGCACATGGTTGCGCGCGGTAGACGAGGATGCCGAGCATCCGTTCCCTGGCGTCGGGCAGCAAAGGCCCGAACAGGCGGAGATCGCACGGTTACGACGCGAAGTGGCGCGCTTGAAGGCGGAGCGCGACATCC CTAAAAAAAGCCACCGCGTTCTTCGCGAGGGAATCGACGTGAAGTTCGGTTTCATTGCGAAACACCGAGGCACGTGGTCGGTCGAGCTTCTCTGCGACGCTCTCGGCGTGTCGCGCAGCGGATTCTACGCGTGGTGCACGCGTCCGCCGTCTATCCGCGAGCAAGTGGATGACACGCTGCTCATGGCAATGCGGCAGAGTTTTGCGGCAAGTGATCGCACGTATGGCGTGCGCCGGGTGTGGCGCGATGTGCGCGACGCGGGCCTCACGAGTGGCCGAGAGCGCATCGCGCGCCTGATGCGCTATGCCGGTCTGCGTGCGCAGCCGAAGCGCCGACAGCGGCCACGCGACGCGCGCACGGACGTCGTGCACACGCTCGCGCCGAATGTCCTCGATCGGCAATTCACCGCGACGGCCCCGAATCAGAAATGGGTCGCGGATTTCACATATGTCTGGACCGGCGAAGGGTGGCTCTTTGTCGCGGTTGTGCTCGATCTGTTTTCACGACGCGTCGTGGGGTGGTCGATGCAAGCCGCCATGACCGCGCAGCTCGTCGCGGATGCGCTCGTGATGGCCGTCTGGCGTCGCGGACGCACGACGGCGCTCGTCCACCACTCCGACCGCGGCTCGCAATACACGAGCGAACACTTCCAACGCTTGCTGCGCGATATCGGCGTCACGTGCAGCATGAGTCGCGCGGGCAATGTGTGGGACAACGCCGTCGCCGAAAGCTTCTTTGCGACCCTCAAAACCGAACGCGTGCATCGGCAGCACTATCGCACGCGGAACGACGCACGCGCCGACATCTTCCATTTCATTGAGCGGTTTTACAATCCTGCGCGGAGGCACTCCAAACTCGGTTATCTCAGTCCGCTCGACTTCGAGCGGCTACATGCAGTAGCTTAA